In one window of Brassica rapa cultivar Chiifu-401-42 chromosome A07, CAAS_Brap_v3.01, whole genome shotgun sequence DNA:
- the LOC103829559 gene encoding mitogen-activated protein kinase kinase kinase 5 isoform X2 — MRWLPQISFSSPSLKPVASYSESPDPDRNLDRDRFHRRLFRFNRGRLTRQRKLRHLTDDDVLVQRPASTSSSSSPTVDVWLNRSPSAYTPGPRSPSAVPLPLPLPLPEGDSRNRNAANGRVIADRTSSGGPPLTSVAHESRRASENSSCNNSPNTRNGYWVNIPTMSAPTSPYMSPVPSPQRKSTGHDLPFFNLPPKSNQAWSAPDMPFDTSGLPPPAFYDFTAFSTDNSPINSPRPRSPRRQIRSPQPSRPTSPLHPMLSPEHLAGARDSVSSPLHPRMSTDVASGRSSNVHPLPLPPGAACPSLSAAASPVSYPQGPLKQDLFPMNSQWKKGKLIGRGTFGSVYVASNSETGALCAMKEVELFPDDPKSAECIKQLEQEIKLLSNLQHPNIVQYFGSEIVEDRFFIYLEYVHPGSINKYIRDHGGGTMTESVVRNFTRHILSGLAYLHSKKTVHRDIKGANLLVDASGVVKLADFGMAKHLTGQRADLSLKGSPYWMAPELMQAVMQKDSNPDLAFAVDIWSLGCTIIEMFTGKPPWSEFEGAAAMFKVMRDSPPVPESMSPEGKEFLRLCFQRNPAERPTASMLLEHRFLKNSVQSTSPRNSDVSNCSHLINGMNIKEPNTRREKPNFKLDQIPRARNVTSSESFFKRTSFSPVKVGSSNSTGLLI; from the exons ATGCGTTGGCTTCCACAAATCTCCTTCTCCTCTCCCTCCCTCAAACCCGTGGCTTCTTACTCTGAATCCCCGGATCCAGATCGCAATCTGGATCGAGATCGTTTCCATCGTCGTCTGTTCCGTTTCAACCGCGGCAGGCTCACGCGTCAGAGGAAGCTCCGTCACTTGACCGACGACGATGTTCTGGTACAACGCCCTGCTTCAacgtcttcctcttcttctcccacCGTCGACGTCTGGTTAAATCGATCTCCAAGCGCTTACACGCCGGGTCCCCGCTCCCCTTCCGCCGTCCCCTTACCGTTACCTCTGCCGTTACCAGAGGGAGACTCGAGGAATCGGAATGCAGCGAACGGTAGAGTTATCGCTGATCGCACCTCCTCTGGTGGTCCTCCTCTCACCAG CGTTGCACATGAGTCGAGAAGAGCCTCGGAGAATTCCAGCTGTAACAATAGTCCGAATACTAGAAACGGTTATTGGGTGAACATACCAACAATGAGTGCTCCAACGAGTCCCTACATGAGTCCCGTCCCTAGCCCTCAAAGGAAGAGTACTGGCCACGATCTACCCTTTTTTAATTTACCTCCTAAGAGCAATCAAGCATGGTCAGCTCCAGATATGCCCTTTGACACCTCTGGGCTACCTCCTCCTGCGTTTTACGACTTCACGGCGTTTAGCACAGACAACTCTCCAATCAACAGCCCGCGGCCTCGAAGTCCGCGTAGACAGATCAGAAGTCCGCAACCGAGCAGGCCAACTTCACCGTTGCACCCGATGCTATCGCCTGAGCATTTGGCTGGAGCAAGGGATAGTGTTTCCTCGCCGTTGCATCCGAGGATGTCCACTGATGTTGCCAGTGGACGTAGCTCGAATGTTCATCCTTTGCCTCTCCCTCCTGGAGCTGCTTGTCCCTCTTTGTCAGCTGCTGCTTCTCCTGTTTCGTACCCGCAGGGTCCTCTCAAACAGGATTTGTTCCCGATGAATTCTCAGTGGAAGAAAGGGAAGCTAATAGGTCGTGGTACATTTGGAAGTGTTTATGTCGCCAGTAACAG TGAAACGGGAGCATTATGTGCGATGAAGGAAGTTGAGTTGTTTCCTGATGACCCAAAATCTGCAGAGTGTATAAAGCAGCTAGAGCAG GAGATAAAACTTCTCAGTAACCTTCAACATCCAAACATTGTGCAGTATTTTGGTAGTGAGATA GTAGAAGATCGTTTCTTTATATACCTGGAATATGTTCACCCGGGTTCAATTAACAAATATATTCGAGACCATGGCGGCGGTACCATGACAGAATCTGTTGTTCGCAATTTTACTCGTCACATCTTGTCCGGGCTGGCTTATTTGCACAGCAAAAAGACAGTACATAG GGATATCAAAGGTGCTAATCTCCTTGTCGATGCCTCTGGTGTTGTCAAGCTTGCTGACTTCGGCATGGCCAAACAC CTTACTGGGCAAAGAGCTGATCTTTCGTTGAAGGGAAGTCCGTACTGGATGGCACCAGAG CTCATGCAAGCTGTGATGCAAAAAGATAGCAACCCGGATCTCGCTTTTGCTGTTGATATATGGAGTTTAGGATGTACAATCATCGAGATGTTCACTGGAAAGCCTCCATGGAGTGAGTTTGAAGGG GCTGCAGCTATGTTCAAGGTGATGAGAGATAGCCCACCGGTACCTGAATCGATGTCACCGGAGGGCAAAGAGTTTCTAAGACTATGTTTTCAGAGAAACCCGGCAGAGCGACCAACCGCATCTATGTTGCTAGAACACCGGTTCCTTAAGAACTCTGTGCAATCAACCTCCCCACGTAACAGTGATGTCTCAAATTGCTCTCATTTAATTAACGGGATGAACATAAAG GAACCAAACACTAGGAGGGAGAAACCAAATTTCAAACTAGATCAAATTCCGCGCGCTAGAAACGTGACATCCTCAGAGAG CTTCTTCAAACGTACTTCTTTTTCTCCAGTGAAAGTTGGCAGCAGCAACAGTACCGGTCTCCTGATCTAA
- the LOC103829559 gene encoding mitogen-activated protein kinase kinase kinase 5 isoform X1: MRWLPQISFSSPSLKPVASYSESPDPDRNLDRDRFHRRLFRFNRGRLTRQRKLRHLTDDDVLVQRPASTSSSSSPTVDVWLNRSPSAYTPGPRSPSAVPLPLPLPLPEGDSRNRNAANGRVIADRTSSGGPPLTSVAHESRRASENSSCNNSPNTRNGYWVNIPTMSAPTSPYMSPVPSPQRKSTGHDLPFFNLPPKSNQAWSAPDMPFDTSGLPPPAFYDFTAFSTDNSPINSPRPRSPRRQIRSPQPSRPTSPLHPMLSPEHLAGARDSVSSPLHPRMSTDVASGRSSNVHPLPLPPGAACPSLSAAASPVSYPQGPLKQDLFPMNSQWKKGKLIGRGTFGSVYVASNSETGALCAMKEVELFPDDPKSAECIKQLEQEIKLLSNLQHPNIVQYFGSEIVEDRFFIYLEYVHPGSINKYIRDHGGGTMTESVVRNFTRHILSGLAYLHSKKTVHRDIKGANLLVDASGVVKLADFGMAKHLTGQRADLSLKGSPYWMAPELMQAVMQKDSNPDLAFAVDIWSLGCTIIEMFTGKPPWSEFEGAAAMFKVMRDSPPVPESMSPEGKEFLRLCFQRNPAERPTASMLLEHRFLKNSVQSTSPRNSDVSNCSHLINGMNIKEPNTRREKPNFKLDQIPRARNVTSSESESWQQQQYRSPDLTGTVPRLSPRSTLEAIPSPSPSQQPKPSTERRRISVPSDQV; encoded by the exons ATGCGTTGGCTTCCACAAATCTCCTTCTCCTCTCCCTCCCTCAAACCCGTGGCTTCTTACTCTGAATCCCCGGATCCAGATCGCAATCTGGATCGAGATCGTTTCCATCGTCGTCTGTTCCGTTTCAACCGCGGCAGGCTCACGCGTCAGAGGAAGCTCCGTCACTTGACCGACGACGATGTTCTGGTACAACGCCCTGCTTCAacgtcttcctcttcttctcccacCGTCGACGTCTGGTTAAATCGATCTCCAAGCGCTTACACGCCGGGTCCCCGCTCCCCTTCCGCCGTCCCCTTACCGTTACCTCTGCCGTTACCAGAGGGAGACTCGAGGAATCGGAATGCAGCGAACGGTAGAGTTATCGCTGATCGCACCTCCTCTGGTGGTCCTCCTCTCACCAG CGTTGCACATGAGTCGAGAAGAGCCTCGGAGAATTCCAGCTGTAACAATAGTCCGAATACTAGAAACGGTTATTGGGTGAACATACCAACAATGAGTGCTCCAACGAGTCCCTACATGAGTCCCGTCCCTAGCCCTCAAAGGAAGAGTACTGGCCACGATCTACCCTTTTTTAATTTACCTCCTAAGAGCAATCAAGCATGGTCAGCTCCAGATATGCCCTTTGACACCTCTGGGCTACCTCCTCCTGCGTTTTACGACTTCACGGCGTTTAGCACAGACAACTCTCCAATCAACAGCCCGCGGCCTCGAAGTCCGCGTAGACAGATCAGAAGTCCGCAACCGAGCAGGCCAACTTCACCGTTGCACCCGATGCTATCGCCTGAGCATTTGGCTGGAGCAAGGGATAGTGTTTCCTCGCCGTTGCATCCGAGGATGTCCACTGATGTTGCCAGTGGACGTAGCTCGAATGTTCATCCTTTGCCTCTCCCTCCTGGAGCTGCTTGTCCCTCTTTGTCAGCTGCTGCTTCTCCTGTTTCGTACCCGCAGGGTCCTCTCAAACAGGATTTGTTCCCGATGAATTCTCAGTGGAAGAAAGGGAAGCTAATAGGTCGTGGTACATTTGGAAGTGTTTATGTCGCCAGTAACAG TGAAACGGGAGCATTATGTGCGATGAAGGAAGTTGAGTTGTTTCCTGATGACCCAAAATCTGCAGAGTGTATAAAGCAGCTAGAGCAG GAGATAAAACTTCTCAGTAACCTTCAACATCCAAACATTGTGCAGTATTTTGGTAGTGAGATA GTAGAAGATCGTTTCTTTATATACCTGGAATATGTTCACCCGGGTTCAATTAACAAATATATTCGAGACCATGGCGGCGGTACCATGACAGAATCTGTTGTTCGCAATTTTACTCGTCACATCTTGTCCGGGCTGGCTTATTTGCACAGCAAAAAGACAGTACATAG GGATATCAAAGGTGCTAATCTCCTTGTCGATGCCTCTGGTGTTGTCAAGCTTGCTGACTTCGGCATGGCCAAACAC CTTACTGGGCAAAGAGCTGATCTTTCGTTGAAGGGAAGTCCGTACTGGATGGCACCAGAG CTCATGCAAGCTGTGATGCAAAAAGATAGCAACCCGGATCTCGCTTTTGCTGTTGATATATGGAGTTTAGGATGTACAATCATCGAGATGTTCACTGGAAAGCCTCCATGGAGTGAGTTTGAAGGG GCTGCAGCTATGTTCAAGGTGATGAGAGATAGCCCACCGGTACCTGAATCGATGTCACCGGAGGGCAAAGAGTTTCTAAGACTATGTTTTCAGAGAAACCCGGCAGAGCGACCAACCGCATCTATGTTGCTAGAACACCGGTTCCTTAAGAACTCTGTGCAATCAACCTCCCCACGTAACAGTGATGTCTCAAATTGCTCTCATTTAATTAACGGGATGAACATAAAG GAACCAAACACTAGGAGGGAGAAACCAAATTTCAAACTAGATCAAATTCCGCGCGCTAGAAACGTGACATCCTCAGAGAG TGAAAGTTGGCAGCAGCAACAGTACCGGTCTCCTGATCTAACCGGGACAGTGCCCCGTCTGTCCCCTCGATCCACTCTCGAGGCTATTCCGAGTCCGTCTCCATCCCAACAACCTAAGCCAAGCACTGAGCGAAGAAGAATCAGCGTCCCTTCTGATCAAGTTTGA